One genomic window of Arachis hypogaea cultivar Tifrunner chromosome 8, arahy.Tifrunner.gnm2.J5K5, whole genome shotgun sequence includes the following:
- the LOC112706494 gene encoding uncharacterized protein isoform X10, with product MDQHHSHYVHHHHHSHHDHNNDDNNTNHTRYAPPPPHHNHSHLPPPPPPPPSLPTPPAPPPQAQPLRYRTIRTPPPPPPYAPNNNHPPSHQNQFPQFNSPNYPNRPFQEEHPISNNHNQPFSQSPRIASRILPGDPFPRRNFPRFDTETRWDPNPGRRIAPDCLLPRNYTPVDLDSELRQHREGVSLPPSAYPAEKIRYDPDRSRWRLEYEYEGNPRKDEEFGCGSGNDANYHNYHRRGVGDLPPRHDLPNGGFGRAPPAMSREINIDLKPGGYVRGYSVEFEDKIPRVGRRDGHGEGKRWLNERRGPKELPDSRFELGTGEIGFAKNVDDDFRVGTREEYGWESGRYSGRGNNREFGHELWRPSLKKQVQKKSALLRIQNAKPSYRNREIEQLRNAGYSAESNTNDFRGKEQCGHVGHGMKQEEREGSPVELDISFESNSLVAKAIVTASTSTVVTDTNMNSVSDADLTPSEKRKKVSVSDSDCSGLEAAKVSRDVVTLNSSSCKVNDCSGSVNDLSLQNNVVNPCSQPCTRETDSVKNEVAGGSTKIHSGKSSPRVVKKKKVVKRVVKKVVGNPKSTMSNSRSVNKVHGCVQPDRVIPSSSSVSVPNKVEPCLEQKNITVDKMSMPGHSSYNLSKDRNQLLEDRNGDLTLLSLGPHSRSRECETDEDSDTQKGAARFESGLNIPNSQSCASTGEAKKIDSECLDANNSVHDLRRMPDTNMVPELLNGSTSKINDVGCDIKQLCQNQESQSCENYSNVRCPQNGFVIDVVDDSVLSSADNIGKSDHTNTYNSASSVYGLISGDLKGSKEKLTVTECGLTGESGFGLMVPTIITKYAILEENPDVINPASSSAMSAPSNSGKIKIHSGTDCIQNAIAVTQGSYSGLVNLEDGTAGQCSDITNDAVKDVSPSYAAISSENCGKEEPFSSSNLSVGFGEGDINNMKKRKARTHSKFLHSKMEGISPKPVNSVSHANDWDTASSVKVKDACCSEVLDQSVQSLGSNLESCLNGIITLHGKKELSEAELCVRDNEIDDANYLSLLSKGIKVTTTSELSDAVVVSKSCADFPVSFSDKQAPEKEVALSSMDVLFSAQSLSCSEDSRKLSDNFVGGSCDARYANNETMSSDHFELKNSDFASYSLREDLDIQFPLLDGECKENGTQMQTDILASGYNKGDMKDSLIHQQSIVSHPSDGDLEEDAPEAPSDVCSQGISEAPERGNLNCTSIQDENNCGDISAVEHGSDLPTCTSPIQHTNKIMKSANATGHSNPVERNLMRQSSQVNSKVSNNGPVSYFSENGSKNTLGGAMPKTQKGRSFIISKSNSKTSASSTHLSNPRTWRRSGNNSQGSLPGNKLSPGKFLPKRQILDRKGNFQNTSYIRKGNSLVRQPTTVSFTQISSVNKSPLSLDELSKSTRSGSRIDVSDQLTLKTGVAEVPQQSQRKPSLSIGTLSEENISSPLVEPPSSGCYENASDPRKLIDINDTPNSSKDDSNQYETPDNQSSPLSKLENQVEANDGHISSFSTKRIVYTKPKTNQLVATSNSRDEKSQTAFSEGYYKRCKNQLVRNMNQTVAVPKATLDSDGQGSCKVLCNRKLSKRQLHKVAGRSFKSLRASLVWTLCGKKSPKNGHNSWHSQRVLPQLFPWKRPTYLRSVIHNSASCSNSTFLSAVRKMDTVYTRSTRGFSLWKSKVLSVGGSSLKWSKSIEKNSKQANEEATLAVAAVERKKREQKERIFRIGSVRYKMDPSRRTLQRISDDESLSSATADSGLVVKRAYIPRRLVIGNDEYVRIGNGNQLIRDPKKRTRKLANEKVRWSLHTARQRLARKQKYCQFFTRFGKCNKEGGKCPYVHDPSKIAVCTKFLNGLCSTPSCKLTHKVIPERMPDCSYFLQGLCTNRNCPYRHVNVNPKASVCEGFLKGYCADGNECRKKHSCICPTFQATGTCTKGTRCKLHHPEKQKGKKRKRSGDQSNSNSRGRYFASVPINVSEAGIVVIPGQRDLSDDLEGELTDYISLQDDYTKTVGQSLALTLCDSDSLSLQLEDYEVNIKPTLLMKTKGTPRSSWSSVLQS from the exons ATGGACCAACACCACTCCCACTAcgtccaccaccaccaccacagccaCCATGATCACAACAACGACGACAACAACACCAACCACACTAGGTACGCCCCTCCCCCTCCTCATCACAACCACAGCCACCTCCCTCCGCCGCCCCCTCCGCCCCCGTCCCTCCCCACTCCGCCAGCCCCTCCTCCCCAAGCACAACCCCTCCGCTATCGCACCATCCGCACACCTCCTCCTCCGCCTCCTTATGCCCCCAATAACAACCACCCGCCATCCCATCAAAACCAATTCCCCCAATTCAATTCCCCTAACTACCCTAATCGTCCCTTCCAAGAAGAACACCCAATCTCCAACAACCACAATCAGCCATTTTCCCAATCCCCCAGGATTGCCAGCCGAATCCTCCCGGGCGATCCTTTCCCCCGCCGCAATTTTCCTCGTTTCGACACTGAAACACGCTGGGACCCTAACCCTGGCCGTAGGATCGCTCCCGACTGTCTCCTTCCGAGGAATTATACCCCCGTTGATCTTGACAGTGAATTGCGCCAACACCGTGAAGGGGTCTCGCTGCCGCCCTCGGCATATCCGGCCGAAAAGATTCGATACGATCCCGATcgctccaggtggagacttgaGTATGAGTATGAGGGTAACCCTAGGAAGGATGAGGAGTTTGGTTGCGGCAGCGGTAATGATGCTAATTACCACAATTACCACCGCCGCGGCGTTGGGGATTTGCCACCCAGACACGACTTGCCCAACGGAGGCTTCGGCAGGGCGCCACCGGCGATGTCAAGGGAGATTAATATTGATTTGAAACCCGGGGGGTATGTTCGCGGGTATAGTGTGGAATTCGAGGATAAGATTCCCAGGGTTGGAAGAAGAGATGGGCATGGCGAAGGCAAGAGGTGGTTGAATGAGAGGAGGGGACCTAAGGAGTTGCCTGATTCACGGTTCGAATTGGGGACCGGCGAGATTGGTTTTGCTAAgaatgttgatgatgattttcGCGTTGGGACGCGTGAGGAATATGGATGGGAATCGGGTAGATATAGTGGCAGAGGGAACAACAGGGAGTTTGGTCATGAATTATGGCGACCTTCTCTAAAGAAACAGGTTCAAAAGAAGAGTGCTCTTCTTAGGATCCAGAATGCAAAACCAAGTTATAGGAATCGTGAGATTGAACAATTACGGAATGCTGGTTATTCTGCTGAGTCTAACACTAATGATTTCAGGGGCAAGGAGCAGTGTGGGCATGTAGGTCATGGGATGAAacaagaagaaagggaaggaAGTCCTGTGGAACTTGATATCTCTTTTGAATCAAATTCCCTGGTTGCGAAGGCTATTGTGACCGCTTCGACTTCGACTGTTGTTACTGATACAAATATGAATTCTGTCTCTGATGCTGATTTAACTCCCtcagaaaagagaaaaaaggttTCAGTATCCGATAGTGATTGTTCTGGTTTGGAAGCTGCAAAAGTATCTAGGGATGTTGTAACTTTGAATAGCTCATCATGCAAAGTGAATGACTGCTCTGGATCTGTGAATGATTTAAGCTTACAGAATAATGTTGTTAATCCTTGTTCTCAACCTTGCACCCGTGAGACTGATAGTGTGAAAAATGAGGTTGCAGGTGGAAGTACCAAAATTCACTCTGGTAAGTCCTCCCCAAGGGTTGTCAAGAAGAAAAAAGTTGTCAAGAGAGTAGTGAAGAAAGTTGTTGGAAATCCAAAATCTACAATGTCAAATTCACGATCAGTGAATAAGGTTCATGGATGTGTGCAACCTGATCGAGTCATACCTAGTTCTTCATCTGTCTCTGTTCCCAACAAAGTTGAACCTTGTCTGGAGCAGAAAAACATCACTGTAGACAAGATGTCAATGCCTGGCCATAGTTCATACAATTTATCAAAGGATCGGAATCAATTGCTTGAAGATAGAAATGGAGATCTAACCCTGCTGAGTTTGGGGCCACATTCCAGGTCACGAGAATGTGAAACTGATGAAGATTCAGATACTCAGAAAGGAGCCGCCAGGTTTGAAAGTGGCCTTAACATTCCAAATTCTCAATCTTGTGCTTCTACTGGTGAAGCTAAAAAGATTGATTCTGAGTGTTTAGATGCAAATAATTCTGTCCATGACTTGCGTAGAATGCCAGATACTAACATGGTTCCTGAATTATTAAATGGAAGTACTTCCAAAATCAATGATGTGGGTTGTGATATTAAACAGCTATGTCAGAATCAAGAGTCTCAATCATGTGAGAATTATTCAAATGTAAGATGTCCACAGAATGGGTTTGTTATAGATGTAGTAGATGACAGCGTTCTTAGTTCAGCTGACAATATTGGTAAGTCAGATCACACTAATACATATAACTCTGCTAGTAGCGTTTATGGCCTAATTTCTGGTGATCTTAAAGGATCTAAAGAGAAGCTTACAGTTACTGAATGTGGTCTTACTGGTGAATCTGGTTTTGGACTTATGGTCCCTACTATTATCACCAAGTATGCTATTTTGGAAGAAAATCCAGACGTGATCAACCCTGCATCAAGCAGCGCAATGTCTGCCCCTTCAAATTCAGGAAAAATTAAGATTCACTCTGGTACAGATTGCATACAAAATGCTATTGCTGTGACACAGGGTTCTTATAGTGGACTGGTCAATTTAGAAGATGGTACCGCTGGTCAGTGTTCTGACATCACTAATGATGCTGTGAAGGATGTTTCCCCCAGTTACGCTGCCATATCTTCTGAGAATTGTGGCAAGGAAGAGCCATTTTCAAGTTCTAATCTTTCTGTTGGATTTGGTGAAGGGGATATAAACaatatgaaaaagagaaaagcTAGGACTCATTCAAAGTTTTTGCACTCAAAGATGGAGGGAATTTCTCCAAAACCTGTAAATTCAGTTAGCCATGCAAATGATTGGGATACTGCCTCAAGTGTGAAGGTGAAGGATGCATGTTGTTCAGAAGTTTTGGATCAATCTGTTCAAAGCTTAGGTTCTAACCTGGAATCGTGCTTGAATGGGATCATTACTTTACATGGGAAAAAGGAGCTTTCAGAGGCTGAGCTTTGTGTTAGAGATAATGAGATTGATGATGCAAATTATCTTTCACTATTATCTAAAGGGATCAAAGTCACGACTACCTCTGAGTTGAGTGATGCAGTTGTGGTATCCAAATCTTGTGCGGATTTTCCTGTTTCTTTCAGTGATAAACAAGCACCCGAAAAAGAAGTTGCATTGTCAAGCATGGATGTTCTGTTTAGTGCACAATCATTGTCATGTTCAGAGGATAGTAGGAAATTGTCTGACAATTTTGTTGGAGGTTCTTGTGACGCTAGATATGCAAATAATGAAACCATGAGTTCTGACCATTTTGAATTAAAGAACTCAGATTTTGCATCTTATTCACTTCGTGAGGACTTGGACATTCAGTTCCCATTGTTGGATGGTGAATGCAAAGAAAATGGCACTCAAATGCAAACTGACATTTTGGCGTCTGGATATAATAAGGGAGATATGAAGGACAGTTTAATTCATCAACAGAGCATTGTGTCCCATCCTTCCGATGGTGATTTGGAGGAGGATGCACCTGAAGCACCATCAGATGTGTGTTCTCAAGGGATATCGGAAGCACCTGAGAGAGGGAATTTAAATTGTACATCAATCCAAGATGAAAACAATTGTGGGGATATATCTGCAGTTGAACATGGTTCTGATTTGCCTACTTGTACTTCACCAATACAGCATACTAATAAGATTATGAAGTCAGCTAATGCAACTGGGCATAGTAACCCAGTTGAGAGGAATCTAATGCGACAATCATCCCAAGTCAACTCCAAGGTTTCAAATAATGGTCCAGTTTCTTATTTTTCAGAAAATGGGAGCAAAAATACCCTTGGAGGTGCCATGCCAAAAACTCAAAAGGGTCGTTCGTTCATCATTTCAAAGTCAAATTCAAAGACATCTGCCTCTTCAACCCATCTCTCAAATCCTCGAACTTGGCGACGTTCTGGTAATAATTCTCAAGGTTCTTTACCTGGAAACAAGCTTTCGCCAGGAAAATTTCTTCCCAAAAGGCAAATTCTAGATAGGAAAGGAAACTTTCAGAATACCTCTTACATTCGTAAAGGTAACAGTCTTGTAAGACAGCCTACTACAGTTTCTTTTACTCAGATCTCTTCTGTAAATAAGTCACCTTTGAGCTTAGATGAATTATCAAAGAGTACCAGATCTGGGAGCAGGATTGATGTGTCAGATCAACTGACCTTGAAAACAGGAGTAGCAGAGGTCCCTCAGCAGAGTCAGAGAAAACCTTCACTATCCATTGGCACATTATCAGAGGAAAATATATCTTCCCCATTGGTAGAACCTCCTTCCAGTGGTTGCTATGAAAATGCATCAGATCCTAGAAAACTGATAGATATCAATGATACACCAAACTCTTCCAAAGATGATTCAAATCAGTACGAAACTCCTGATAATCAAAGTAGTCCACTGAGTAAGCTGGAGAACCAAGTTGAAGCAAATGATGGACACATTTCTTCTTTCAGCACCAAGAGAATTGTATATACAAAGCCCAAAACAAATCAGTTGGTAGCGACTTCAAATTCTCGTGATGAGAAGTCCCAAACAGCCTTCTCTGAAGGCTACTACAAGAGGTGCAAAAATCAGTTAGTTAGGAATATGAACCAGACTGTTGCAGTGCCGAAAGCCACTCTAGATTCTGATGGTCAGGGGTCTTGTAAGGTGCTTTGCAACAGAAAGCTTAGTAAGAGGCAGTTACATAAAG TTGCTGGGAGATCATTCAAATCTTTAAGAGCCTCATTAGTCTGGACATTATGTGGCAAAAAGTCACCTAAAAATGGCCATAATTCATGGCATTCTCAAAGGGTTTTGCCTCAGTTATTTCCATGGAAAAGACCAACATATTTAAGAAGCGTCATTCATAATTCTGCTTCATGTTCCAATAGTACCTTCTTATCAGCAGTTAG AAAGATGGATACTGTTTACACTAGGTCAACCCGTGGGTTTTCTCTTTGGAAATCCAAGGTATTAAGTGTTGGTGGGTCTAGTTTAAAATGGTCCAAATCCATTGAGAAGAACTCAAAGCAAGCTAATGAG GAGGCCACACTTGCTGTTGCTGCAGTAGAGAGGAAAAAGAGAGAGCAAAAAG AACGTATATTCCGTATTGGTTCAGTTCGCTACAAAATGGATCCTTCCAGGCGCACACTTCAGAGGATTTCAG ATGATGAATCCCTGTCGTCTGCCACTGCTGATTCGGGCTTGGTTGTGAAAAGAGCTTACATTCCTAGGAGATTGGTGATTGGAAATGATGA ATATGTCCGAATTGGAAATGGTAATCAGCTTATCAGAGACCCAAAAAAACGAACTCGAAAATTGGCAAATGAAAAAGTTAGATGGAGCTTGCATACTGCCAGGCAACGGTTGGCTCGAAAGCAGAAGTATTGTCAGTTTTTTACAAGATTTGGGAAATGTAACAAGGAGGGTGGGAAATGCCCTTATGTTCATGATCCCTCAAAAATTGCTGTCTGTACTAAGTTCCTGAATGGTTTATGTTCTACTCCCAGCTGCAAATTGACTCATAAG GTTATACCAGAGAGAATGCCAGATTGTTCTTATTTTCTGCAAG GCTTATGCACAAACCGAAATTGCCCATATAGACATGTCAATGTGAACCCTAAGGCTTCTGTTTGTGAAGGATTTCTCAAGGGTTATTGTGCTGATGGGAATGAG TGTAGGAAGAAGCACAGTTGTATCTGTCCTACTTTTCAAGCAACGGGCACCTGTACGAAAGGAACCAGATGCAAGCTTCATCATCCCGAAAAacaaaagggaaagaaaaggaagagatcTGGAGATCAGAGTAATAGTAACAGCAGAGGGCGTTACTTTGCTTCTGTTCCGATTAATGTTTCTGAAGCTGGAATCGTAGTTATTCCAGGGCAACGTGATCTGAGTGATGATCTTGAAGGAGAACTTACTGACTACATCAGCCTTCAGGATGACTATACAAAAACTGTTGGTCAATCATTAGCGCTAACATTGTGCGACAGCGATTCCTTGAGCTTGCAGTTGGAAGATTATGAAGTAAATATCAAACCAACTCTTTTAATGAAAACAAAAGGCACGCCGCGATCTTCTTGGTCCAGTGTCCTGCAAAGTTAG